The Spartinivicinus poritis genome includes a region encoding these proteins:
- a CDS encoding exodeoxyribonuclease III, which yields MRIISFNLEGIQKAKEKGFFTWVAQQDADIICLQNTNADEYQIETSDFNLKDYEPYCFSAIDPTVGGVVIYSRIPPKAIIRGLGFELADNAGCYVQADFDKVSIASLLLPNAASQQEGGLNNKCSLADKQHFLTQYAGYLEKQKRKRREFLICGSWYIAHQKIDVADWRTQQEQSGFLLEERNWLSYLNDEIGLLDTYREVDREAGKYSWWPSVEAKEENQGCRYDYTLATQGMRHTVLNAGIYTGQAFSNHAPVIVDYDWELMT from the coding sequence ATGAGGATTATCAGCTTTAATTTAGAAGGTATTCAAAAGGCAAAGGAAAAGGGTTTTTTTACATGGGTGGCCCAGCAAGATGCCGATATTATTTGCTTGCAAAATACCAATGCCGATGAATATCAAATCGAGACCAGTGACTTTAACCTGAAGGACTATGAGCCTTACTGTTTTTCAGCTATTGATCCCACTGTTGGAGGTGTTGTGATTTATAGCCGAATCCCGCCTAAGGCTATTATCAGAGGTTTAGGGTTTGAGCTGGCAGACAATGCAGGATGCTATGTTCAAGCTGACTTTGACAAAGTGAGCATTGCCAGCTTGTTATTACCTAATGCAGCTTCCCAGCAAGAGGGTGGCTTAAATAATAAGTGTAGCTTGGCGGATAAACAGCATTTTTTAACGCAATATGCTGGCTATCTTGAAAAGCAAAAGCGCAAAAGACGAGAATTTTTAATTTGTGGTAGTTGGTATATTGCTCATCAGAAAATTGATGTGGCTGATTGGCGAACACAACAGGAGCAGAGTGGTTTTCTGCTAGAAGAGCGTAACTGGCTAAGCTATTTAAATGATGAAATTGGCTTACTTGATACTTATAGAGAAGTAGACCGTGAAGCAGGTAAATATAGTTGGTGGCCTTCAGTTGAGGCCAAGGAGGAAAACCAGGGCTGCCGTTATGACTACACACTAGCCACACAAGGTATGCGTCATACAGTGCTTAATGCAGGTATTTATACGGGACAGGCATTTTCCAACCATGCGCCGGTTATTGTTGACTACGATTGGGAGCTAATGACTTAA
- the rph gene encoding ribonuclease PH, which translates to MRPSGRLFDQLRAVKITREYTKHAEGSVLIEFGDTKVICNASVTEGVPRFLKGQGQGWVTAEYGMLPRSTNERMGREASRGKQGGRTLEIQRLIGRSLRAAIDLKKLGEFTIQLDCDVIQADGGTRTASITGACVAMVDAIRYLQRNKKLTTDPLKQLIASVSVGVYQGQPVLDLDYIEDSNAETDMNVVMAESGGLIEVQGTAEGAPFNRTEMNQMLDYAERGIAELIELQRQSLAE; encoded by the coding sequence ATGCGTCCCAGCGGCAGATTATTTGATCAGTTACGAGCAGTAAAAATTACTCGAGAATATACTAAACATGCCGAAGGCTCCGTATTGATTGAGTTTGGTGACACTAAAGTTATTTGTAATGCATCAGTGACAGAAGGCGTGCCTCGCTTTTTGAAGGGGCAAGGGCAAGGCTGGGTAACCGCTGAGTATGGCATGTTACCCCGTTCTACTAATGAGCGTATGGGAAGAGAAGCTTCCAGGGGCAAGCAAGGGGGGCGTACGCTAGAAATTCAAAGGCTAATTGGCCGATCCTTGCGTGCAGCAATTGACCTAAAAAAGCTAGGTGAGTTCACCATTCAGCTGGACTGTGATGTTATTCAAGCTGATGGAGGTACTCGAACGGCCTCTATTACTGGTGCTTGTGTAGCTATGGTGGATGCTATTCGTTATTTACAACGAAATAAAAAGCTGACAACTGATCCACTTAAGCAATTGATAGCATCCGTATCAGTTGGCGTATATCAAGGGCAACCCGTGCTAGATCTTGACTATATTGAAGACTCCAATGCTGAAACTGATATGAATGTAGTGATGGCTGAGAGTGGTGGACTAATAGAGGTGCAAGGAACAGCTGAAGGGGCACCGTTTAATCGTACTGAAATGAATCAAATGCTCGACTATGCTGAACGCGGCATTGCCGAGCTGATTGAGTTACAGCGACAAAGCCTAGCAGAGTAG
- a CDS encoding YicC/YloC family endoribonuclease, with product MTRSMTAYARRETKQAWGSLVWELRSVNHRYLEPQLRLPEAFREIEPALREIIRKHLSRGKVECFLRYDLVVNQEGELSINEPLAKNIAKACRQIERLFPNVTPVAPLSVLEWPGVMQQQEVDLTSIHQTALAEFEQTVVSLNETRSREGLELKQFILKRLTQIEQEVSSVRAMMPALIKIQREKIVQRLEEAKVEIDSNRLEQELVLMAQKADVDEEMDRLATHITEVRRVLDVKEAVGRRLDFLMQELNREANTLASKSINADTTQCAVNLKVFIEQMREQVQNIE from the coding sequence ATGACCCGAAGCATGACTGCCTATGCGCGGCGTGAAACTAAGCAAGCCTGGGGATCTCTGGTCTGGGAGCTGCGCTCGGTTAATCATCGTTATTTAGAGCCTCAACTCAGGCTGCCAGAAGCCTTTCGTGAAATTGAGCCTGCTCTTCGAGAAATCATCCGAAAGCATTTATCTCGTGGCAAGGTTGAGTGTTTTTTGCGCTATGACTTGGTGGTAAACCAAGAAGGTGAACTGTCAATTAATGAGCCATTAGCAAAAAACATTGCAAAAGCCTGTCGTCAGATTGAGCGGCTGTTTCCTAATGTTACCCCTGTAGCCCCATTGTCAGTATTAGAATGGCCAGGTGTAATGCAGCAGCAGGAAGTTGATTTGACCAGTATTCATCAAACGGCACTCGCTGAGTTTGAACAGACTGTTGTTAGCTTAAATGAAACTCGCAGTAGAGAAGGACTAGAATTAAAGCAGTTTATCTTAAAGCGGCTGACCCAAATCGAACAAGAAGTCAGCAGTGTGCGAGCAATGATGCCAGCCTTGATAAAAATCCAGCGGGAAAAAATCGTTCAGCGGCTGGAAGAGGCCAAAGTTGAAATAGACTCTAACCGGCTTGAGCAAGAACTAGTGTTAATGGCGCAAAAAGCGGATGTTGACGAAGAGATGGATCGGCTTGCAACGCATATAACAGAAGTACGACGGGTGCTGGATGTTAAAGAAGCAGTTGGCCGTCGCCTTGACTTTTTAATGCAAGAGCTGAATCGAGAAGCCAACACCTTAGCCTCGAAATCAATCAATGCAGATACCACTCAATGTGCGGTTAATCTGAAAGTATTCATTGAGCAAATGCGAGAGCAGGTCCAGAACATTGAGTAA
- the gmk gene encoding guanylate kinase, whose amino-acid sequence MNKSIGTLFIISAPSGAGKTSLVKALIETTGDVCVSVSHTTRPQRPGEQDGVNYHFVSVEQFQQMLNQSAFLESANVFGNYYGTSQQWVEQQLTNGIDVILEIDWQGAQQVRELLPDAMSIFILPPSKAALQDRLEKRGQDDDGVINKRMAAAVDEMTHHVEYDYLVVNDDFDQALQQLQAIVIASRQQLTKQQMRHQQLLTELLS is encoded by the coding sequence ATGAACAAAAGTATCGGAACCCTATTTATTATTTCTGCGCCCTCTGGGGCGGGAAAAACCAGCTTGGTAAAAGCTCTGATAGAAACGACTGGGGATGTTTGTGTGTCGGTATCTCATACTACCCGACCACAGCGGCCTGGTGAGCAAGATGGTGTTAATTATCATTTTGTTAGTGTTGAACAGTTTCAACAGATGCTTAATCAATCAGCCTTTCTGGAAAGTGCTAATGTGTTTGGCAACTACTATGGTACCTCTCAGCAATGGGTTGAACAGCAATTAACCAATGGAATAGATGTTATTTTAGAAATCGATTGGCAGGGTGCTCAGCAGGTTAGGGAGCTGTTACCTGACGCAATGAGCATATTTATTTTGCCGCCATCAAAAGCTGCACTACAGGATCGCCTGGAAAAGCGGGGGCAAGATGATGATGGTGTGATCAATAAGCGAATGGCTGCTGCTGTAGATGAAATGACCCATCATGTCGAGTATGACTACTTAGTGGTTAATGATGACTTTGATCAGGCATTGCAGCAACTACAGGCCATTGTGATAGCAAGCCGGCAACAATTAACTAAACAACAGATGAGGCATCAGCAATTACTGACTGAACTCTTGTCATAA
- the rpoZ gene encoding DNA-directed RNA polymerase subunit omega encodes MARVTVEDCLDNVDNRFELVMVATKRARQLATGGKDALLDWENDKPTVMALREISAGLIKPDMLEEQEKHADSMGAENG; translated from the coding sequence ATGGCTCGAGTCACTGTGGAAGATTGTCTTGATAATGTAGATAACCGCTTTGAGTTAGTAATGGTTGCTACCAAGCGGGCACGCCAACTTGCCACTGGTGGTAAAGATGCTTTGTTGGACTGGGAAAATGACAAACCAACAGTAATGGCATTAAGAGAAATCTCAGCAGGCTTAATCAAGCCAGACATGCTTGAAGAGCAGGAAAAGCACGCTGATAGCATGGGTGCTGAAAACGGCTAA
- the spoT gene encoding bifunctional GTP diphosphokinase/guanosine-3',5'-bis pyrophosphate 3'-pyrophosphohydrolase: MPTIDALAERLYTYLDRSQIHCVRRAYYYAEQAHFGQRRRSGEPYVTHPLAVANILANMHMDHQSLMAAMLHDVIEDTAIEKQAIAEQFGETVGELVDGVSKLTQMHFESKAEQQAENFQKMALAMAKDIRVILVKLADRLHNMRTLGVLRPDKRRRIAKETLEIYAPIANRLGMNNIRVEFEELGFQAMHPMRATLIRQAVVRARGNRKELVNKIQHAISGRLGEHGISADVIGREKHLYSIYKKMRNQRKSFSEIMDVYAFRIIVDSIDDCYRVLGAVHNLYKPFPGRFKDYIAIPKANGYQSLHTTLFGMHGVPIEIQIRTQEMEDMANNGIAAHWLYKSDDEALNGSHARTRRWLSGMLELQKNAGSSLEFIENVKIDLFPDEVYVFTPKGNIMELPKGATPVDFAYAVHTDVGKTCVACRIDRKLASLSQPLQSGQTVEIITAPGARPNATWLSFVITGKARANIRHFLKQQRFSESIALGKRLLNKALASFETTVDKLSAEQIKNSLKEFGFKSKDEMLQDIGLGNRMAYLVARHLAVQDEKSQLETGKEQPLTIRGTEGMVLSFAKCCHPIPGDPVVGHVSSGRGMVIHTDSCRNIVEMRHNPERCLEVEWDKNVSGEFSVELKVELEHQRGIVATLATTITATDANIEKISMEERDAQFSVIHLLINVNDRVHLARTIKKLRAIKGVTSISRIKG; the protein is encoded by the coding sequence TTGCCAACCATTGATGCATTAGCTGAGCGACTTTATACATATCTCGATCGTAGCCAGATTCACTGTGTTCGTCGAGCTTATTACTATGCGGAGCAGGCTCATTTTGGTCAGCGCCGCCGTAGTGGTGAGCCTTATGTTACCCATCCACTGGCGGTTGCCAACATACTTGCCAATATGCACATGGACCATCAAAGCCTGATGGCAGCCATGCTTCATGATGTAATTGAAGATACTGCAATCGAAAAGCAGGCAATTGCTGAACAGTTTGGTGAAACAGTCGGTGAGTTGGTAGATGGTGTGAGCAAGCTGACTCAAATGCATTTTGAGTCTAAAGCAGAACAGCAAGCTGAAAATTTTCAAAAAATGGCTCTGGCCATGGCCAAAGATATTCGGGTTATTTTAGTCAAACTGGCTGATCGTCTGCATAATATGCGGACACTGGGGGTGCTACGCCCAGATAAGCGTCGTCGTATTGCTAAAGAAACCTTGGAAATTTATGCGCCTATTGCCAACCGTTTGGGTATGAATAATATCCGGGTGGAATTTGAGGAACTTGGCTTCCAGGCAATGCACCCGATGCGGGCGACTTTAATTCGTCAGGCTGTTGTTAGGGCCAGAGGTAACCGTAAAGAGCTAGTTAATAAAATTCAACATGCGATTAGTGGCCGACTTGGAGAGCATGGCATTAGTGCAGATGTCATTGGCCGTGAAAAACATCTTTATAGCATTTATAAAAAAATGCGTAACCAGCGTAAATCCTTTTCCGAGATTATGGATGTCTATGCGTTTCGTATTATTGTAGATAGCATAGACGACTGTTATCGTGTACTAGGTGCGGTGCATAATTTATACAAACCCTTTCCAGGCCGATTTAAAGACTACATTGCTATCCCCAAAGCTAATGGTTACCAGTCACTGCACACTACATTATTTGGTATGCATGGTGTGCCCATTGAAATTCAAATCCGCACCCAAGAAATGGAAGATATGGCCAATAACGGTATTGCTGCCCATTGGTTGTATAAATCGGATGATGAAGCATTAAATGGTAGTCATGCCCGGACTCGCCGTTGGCTATCAGGTATGCTGGAGCTACAAAAAAATGCCGGTAGTTCGCTTGAGTTTATTGAAAACGTAAAAATCGACCTGTTCCCTGACGAGGTTTATGTATTTACGCCGAAAGGCAATATTATGGAATTGCCAAAAGGCGCAACTCCTGTTGACTTCGCTTATGCTGTGCATACCGATGTGGGTAAAACTTGCGTTGCCTGTCGTATAGACCGAAAGCTGGCCTCATTAAGCCAACCACTGCAAAGTGGTCAAACGGTAGAGATCATTACTGCTCCTGGTGCACGACCTAATGCAACATGGCTGAGTTTTGTTATTACTGGAAAGGCAAGGGCAAATATTCGCCACTTCTTAAAACAGCAGCGTTTCTCAGAGTCTATAGCGCTGGGTAAACGACTATTAAATAAAGCATTAGCAAGCTTTGAAACCACTGTAGATAAACTAAGCGCAGAGCAAATCAAAAACTCACTAAAAGAGTTTGGTTTTAAATCCAAAGATGAGATGTTGCAGGATATTGGCTTAGGGAATCGAATGGCGTATTTAGTGGCTAGGCATTTAGCTGTGCAAGATGAAAAAAGCCAGCTGGAGACTGGTAAAGAACAGCCATTAACGATTCGGGGAACAGAAGGTATGGTGCTTAGCTTTGCCAAGTGCTGCCACCCAATTCCAGGTGATCCGGTGGTGGGGCATGTCAGCTCCGGGCGAGGTATGGTTATTCATACTGACTCATGTCGTAATATCGTTGAAATGCGGCATAATCCAGAAAGATGTCTAGAAGTAGAATGGGATAAAAATGTATCTGGTGAGTTTTCTGTTGAATTGAAAGTTGAGCTGGAACATCAGCGGGGCATAGTAGCCACACTGGCAACAACCATTACGGCTACCGATGCTAATATCGAAAAAATTAGTATGGAAGAACGTGATGCCCAGTTTAGTGTTATTCACTTGTTAATTAATGTGAATGACCGGGTTCACCTTGCTCGTACAATTAAAAAATTGCGAGCGATTAAAGGAGTAACATCAATATCACGCATTAAAGGCTGA
- a CDS encoding RidA family protein: protein MSNKQIISTDKAPAAIGTYSQAVKVGTTVYLSGQIPLNPETMEVVADSFEASAVQVFENLKAVAEASGGTLQDIVKLNIFLTDLSNFATINEIMARYFEEPYPARAAIGVAELPKGVAVEMDGVMELVEL from the coding sequence ATGAGTAATAAACAAATTATCAGTACCGACAAAGCTCCTGCTGCAATTGGTACCTATTCACAAGCCGTAAAAGTGGGCACTACTGTTTACCTATCTGGCCAGATTCCTTTAAATCCAGAAACCATGGAAGTAGTCGCGGACAGCTTTGAAGCAAGTGCCGTACAGGTTTTTGAAAACCTGAAAGCGGTGGCTGAAGCATCGGGTGGAACCTTGCAGGATATTGTTAAACTCAATATTTTCCTGACAGACTTGAGTAACTTTGCCACTATCAATGAAATTATGGCTCGTTATTTTGAAGAACCATACCCTGCCAGAGCAGCCATTGGTGTTGCTGAATTGCCTAAAGGGGTAGCAGTGGAAATGGATGGTGTTATGGAATTAGTAGAGTTATAA
- a CDS encoding nucleotidyltransferase domain-containing protein: protein MSSTVAKLRSKNLLKNSPKFLESNIQYEVIMGSVAYGVSNDTSDMDIYGFAIPMKTDIFPHLAGEIVGFDEPKQRFEQFQQHHIKDPSAMGGKGREYDICIYSIIKYFRLLMDNNPNIVDSLFVPRNCILHTTPIGEKVRENRHLFLHKGCWAKFKGYAYSQMHKLKTKDPIGGRKAIIETYGYDVKFAYHVVRLLLEVEQLLLEGDLQLNRHAEQLKSVHRGDWGLPELEEFVASKENALEQLFLKSVLPDKPDKTQIKQLLIECLEMHYGSLEGAIHLDKSEIRQALEQIQALTGRLINSI, encoded by the coding sequence ATGAGTAGTACAGTAGCGAAATTAAGGTCAAAAAACTTACTCAAAAATTCGCCTAAGTTTTTGGAAAGTAATATCCAATATGAAGTGATCATGGGCTCCGTCGCTTATGGGGTTTCCAATGATACTTCTGATATGGATATTTATGGTTTTGCAATCCCGATGAAAACCGATATTTTCCCTCACCTTGCGGGGGAAATTGTCGGTTTTGATGAGCCTAAGCAACGGTTTGAGCAGTTTCAGCAACACCATATAAAAGACCCATCAGCTATGGGCGGCAAAGGCCGAGAATACGATATCTGTATCTATTCAATAATCAAATATTTTCGGTTATTAATGGACAATAACCCTAATATTGTCGACTCATTGTTTGTACCACGTAATTGCATACTGCATACAACACCTATTGGTGAAAAAGTACGGGAAAATCGCCACTTATTTTTACATAAAGGCTGCTGGGCAAAATTCAAAGGTTATGCTTATTCGCAAATGCATAAACTGAAAACCAAAGACCCTATCGGCGGCAGAAAAGCTATCATAGAAACCTATGGTTACGATGTTAAATTTGCTTATCATGTCGTTCGTTTGTTACTGGAAGTAGAACAACTATTACTTGAAGGAGACTTGCAACTAAACCGTCATGCGGAACAACTTAAATCGGTCCACCGTGGTGACTGGGGCCTACCTGAACTGGAAGAATTTGTTGCTAGTAAAGAAAATGCACTAGAGCAGTTATTCTTAAAATCGGTACTACCAGATAAACCAGATAAAACTCAAATCAAACAACTACTGATTGAGTGTTTGGAAATGCACTACGGCTCTTTAGAAGGGGCTATCCACTTGGATAAATCTGAAATCAGGCAGGCTTTAGAACAAATACAGGCTTTGACAGGACGATTGATTAACTCAATATAA
- a CDS encoding 3' terminal RNA ribose 2'-O-methyltransferase Hen1: protein MLLNITLHKDQATDYQPADLGFLLHKHPDKVQEFELSYGKAHVLYPELTEQFCTASLMVEVDPISLVRSFKGPASSRQLEQYVNDRPYVANSFLSVAIAKIFRSAMAGQCQHKPELVEAKLPFTVELAVLPCRGGTELLEKLFKPLGYEITAEKIELDNQFTEWGDSHYFKVKLTNQCRLADLLSHLYVLVPVLDKDKHYWINEEEIEKLLRKGGDWLKQHPEKFLIIRRYLNFRQRYTRLAINQLTTEAAENTTADNQEEQIEKPLSLNKQRIDQVLTTLASLPVKKVLDMGCGDGKLLKQLFNNKQFTQVTGLDVSSQALAIAENRLKLDRLPEHQQARINLLHGSLLCRDARIKNFDAICCIEVVEHVDEDRLPALEKVLFDYAKAPYIIVTTPNSEYNQRFGLEPGQVRHADHRFEWSRQQFTEWTQSIADKYHYNVTVSGIGEVDQELGQPTQMAVFTLHE, encoded by the coding sequence ATGTTATTGAATATCACCTTACATAAAGATCAGGCTACTGATTATCAGCCTGCCGACTTAGGCTTTTTACTGCATAAGCACCCTGATAAAGTTCAGGAGTTTGAATTAAGCTATGGCAAAGCCCATGTACTTTATCCTGAGTTAACTGAGCAATTTTGTACTGCTAGTTTAATGGTGGAAGTTGATCCTATTAGCTTAGTTCGTAGTTTTAAAGGACCTGCCAGTAGTCGCCAGCTGGAACAATATGTTAATGATCGGCCTTATGTGGCTAACTCTTTTTTAAGTGTGGCTATTGCTAAAATATTTCGCTCTGCTATGGCAGGCCAGTGTCAACATAAGCCTGAACTAGTTGAAGCCAAATTGCCTTTTACCGTGGAGTTAGCCGTTCTACCATGCCGCGGTGGCACAGAGTTATTAGAAAAACTGTTCAAACCGCTAGGCTATGAAATTACTGCGGAAAAAATCGAGCTAGATAACCAGTTTACTGAGTGGGGTGATAGCCACTATTTTAAAGTTAAATTGACTAATCAGTGTCGTTTAGCAGATTTATTATCTCACCTTTATGTGTTGGTCCCTGTACTAGATAAGGATAAGCATTACTGGATCAATGAAGAGGAAATCGAAAAATTATTACGCAAAGGTGGCGACTGGTTAAAACAACACCCAGAGAAGTTTTTAATTATTCGCCGCTATTTAAACTTTAGGCAGCGTTATACACGTTTAGCTATTAATCAGTTAACTACTGAAGCAGCAGAAAATACTACTGCTGATAACCAGGAAGAACAAATTGAAAAACCATTAAGCTTAAATAAACAGCGGATTGACCAAGTATTAACAACTCTGGCCAGTTTGCCAGTAAAAAAAGTGCTCGATATGGGTTGTGGTGATGGCAAGTTATTAAAGCAATTATTTAATAACAAGCAATTCACCCAAGTAACAGGTTTGGACGTTTCCAGCCAAGCCTTGGCTATTGCAGAAAACAGATTAAAACTAGATAGGCTGCCCGAACACCAACAAGCACGGATTAATCTATTACATGGCTCGCTGTTATGCCGTGATGCGAGAATTAAAAACTTTGACGCCATTTGCTGTATAGAAGTAGTTGAGCATGTTGATGAAGACAGATTACCAGCGTTAGAAAAAGTGTTATTTGATTATGCCAAAGCACCTTATATCATAGTCACTACACCTAATAGCGAATATAATCAGCGATTTGGTTTAGAGCCTGGCCAAGTGCGTCACGCTGATCATCGCTTTGAGTGGTCAAGACAGCAATTTACTGAATGGACGCAATCTATCGCTGATAAATATCACTATAATGTAACTGTTTCAGGTATTGGTGAGGTGGACCAAGAGCTAGGGCAACCAACACAAATGGCGGTTTTTACCCTTCACGAATGA
- a CDS encoding polynucleotide kinase-phosphatase, with translation MTDSNLPKHTIEVPELSLVMLMGASGSGKSTFAKQHFLPTEVISSDFCRGLVANDENDQSASKEAFDVLHLIADKRLQRGLLTVIDATNVQAEARKSLLKIAKTNHCLPVAVVLNTPEKECHERNQSRPDRQFGPHVVRNQARQLRSSLKRLKKEGFRYTYVLSPEQIEKAQVKRMPLWTNKKYEQGPFDIIGDIHGCFDELLLLLEKLGYQINKTDNHELTYQVTAPVGRKVIFLGDLVDRGPNSNHVLRLVMDMVAQNTAICIPGNHENKLLRKLSGKNVNLSHGLAETMEQLAEETPEFIEKVKDFINSLVSHFVLDDGKLVVAHAGMKEAYQGRGSGTVRSFALYGETTGEKDEYGLPVRYNWAKDYRGKALVVYGHTPVPEAEFFNNTICLDTGCVFGGELTAMRYPEKELLSVPAKQVYYEPSKPLNPESSLSSQQQDDEVLNIEDVTGKRFIKTSIKNAICVEPYYAAAALEQLSRFTVHPKWLNYLPPTMSPCATSKLPELLEHPQEAFDYYESQGVLQVVCEEKHMGSRAIVQVCKTADVAEKRFGITSGEQGICYTRTGRRFFNDKQLETEFIQQVANSITQAGLWDELNTDWMTLDCELMPWSAKAMELIRQQYASVGSAANAIYPAMTETLKKAENRGLSVEVLLQKATVATENAKAFRESYQHYCWPVNGLADIKLAPFHVMATEGAVHSDKDHLWNMRLIKQLADNSNGLIQTTTYKVVDLTLPNDQQQAIDWWHNLVASGGEGIVVKPMEFICKGENDWVQPALKVRGPEYLRIIYGPNYSMPEHLYELKKRGLGKKRRLALREFALGIEALDRFVHKQPLREVHECIVGLVASTTEPVDPRL, from the coding sequence ATGACAGATTCAAATTTACCAAAACACACTATCGAAGTACCTGAGCTTTCCCTAGTTATGTTAATGGGAGCATCTGGCTCCGGTAAGTCTACTTTTGCTAAGCAACACTTTTTACCCACTGAAGTTATTTCTTCTGACTTTTGTCGAGGTTTAGTAGCGAACGATGAAAATGATCAAAGCGCATCAAAAGAAGCCTTTGATGTTTTGCATTTAATAGCCGATAAGCGCCTACAGCGAGGGTTGCTTACCGTTATTGATGCTACCAATGTACAAGCTGAAGCAAGAAAATCCTTATTAAAAATTGCCAAAACCAATCATTGTTTGCCTGTAGCTGTGGTTTTAAATACTCCTGAGAAAGAATGCCATGAGCGAAATCAGTCGCGACCTGACCGCCAGTTTGGCCCTCATGTAGTTCGCAACCAGGCCAGGCAATTAAGAAGCTCATTAAAAAGGCTAAAAAAAGAAGGTTTCCGCTATACCTATGTGCTAAGCCCAGAACAAATAGAGAAAGCGCAAGTTAAACGAATGCCGCTTTGGACGAATAAAAAATATGAGCAAGGGCCATTCGATATTATTGGCGATATTCATGGTTGCTTTGATGAGCTACTGTTGTTGTTGGAAAAACTGGGTTATCAAATTAATAAAACTGATAATCACGAGCTTACTTATCAAGTGACTGCGCCAGTAGGACGAAAAGTTATATTTTTAGGTGACTTAGTTGATCGAGGCCCAAACAGCAACCATGTCTTAAGACTGGTAATGGATATGGTGGCGCAAAATACAGCCATTTGTATTCCAGGTAACCATGAAAATAAATTACTGCGAAAATTATCCGGCAAAAATGTCAATTTAAGTCACGGCTTAGCCGAAACTATGGAACAATTGGCTGAAGAAACACCAGAGTTTATCGAAAAAGTAAAAGATTTTATCAATAGCCTGGTTAGTCATTTTGTTCTGGATGACGGCAAACTGGTAGTCGCTCATGCAGGGATGAAAGAAGCTTATCAAGGTCGTGGCTCTGGTACCGTTCGTTCATTCGCTTTATATGGTGAAACCACGGGAGAAAAAGACGAATATGGCTTACCAGTACGTTATAACTGGGCTAAGGATTATCGCGGTAAGGCACTGGTCGTATATGGTCATACTCCAGTACCTGAAGCTGAGTTTTTCAATAACACCATTTGCTTGGATACAGGTTGTGTATTTGGCGGTGAATTAACTGCAATGCGCTACCCAGAAAAAGAGCTGTTAAGCGTACCAGCAAAACAGGTTTATTATGAACCATCCAAGCCTTTAAATCCTGAGTCATCATTATCTTCGCAGCAGCAGGATGATGAAGTCTTAAATATTGAAGATGTCACAGGTAAGCGTTTCATCAAAACTAGCATTAAAAATGCAATTTGTGTTGAGCCATACTATGCAGCTGCGGCATTAGAACAGTTAAGTCGTTTTACTGTGCATCCCAAGTGGTTAAATTATTTACCACCGACAATGTCACCCTGTGCAACCAGTAAATTACCTGAATTATTGGAACACCCACAAGAAGCTTTTGATTATTACGAAAGCCAGGGTGTGCTACAGGTAGTTTGCGAAGAAAAACATATGGGCTCTCGGGCAATTGTGCAGGTATGTAAAACAGCTGACGTCGCAGAAAAACGGTTCGGAATTACATCAGGTGAACAGGGGATTTGTTACACTCGAACTGGCCGACGCTTTTTTAATGATAAACAGTTAGAAACTGAGTTTATCCAGCAAGTGGCTAACAGCATTACTCAAGCAGGTTTATGGGATGAGTTAAATACTGACTGGATGACATTAGACTGCGAATTAATGCCCTGGTCTGCCAAAGCGATGGAATTAATCAGGCAGCAATACGCCTCTGTGGGTAGTGCAGCTAATGCTATTTATCCAGCAATGACTGAAACTTTAAAAAAAGCAGAAAATCGTGGCCTATCTGTAGAGGTCCTATTACAAAAAGCAACAGTTGCTACTGAAAATGCGAAAGCATTTCGTGAATCTTATCAGCACTATTGTTGGCCTGTGAATGGATTAGCTGATATCAAGCTAGCCCCCTTCCATGTCATGGCTACTGAAGGTGCTGTGCATAGTGATAAAGATCACCTATGGAATATGCGTTTAATAAAGCAGCTGGCTGATAACAGTAATGGATTGATTCAAACGACCACTTATAAAGTAGTGGATTTAACCTTACCCAATGACCAACAACAAGCGATCGACTGGTGGCACAATTTAGTAGCCAGTGGTGGTGAAGGTATTGTAGTCAAGCCTATGGAGTTTATCTGCAAAGGTGAAAATGATTGGGTTCAACCGGCGCTAAAAGTAAGAGGGCCTGAATATTTACGCATTATTTATGGGCCTAATTACTCAATGCCAGAACATTTATATGAATTAAAAAAGCGCGGTTTGGGCAAGAAGCGTCGTTTGGCCTTAAGGGAATTTGCCCTTGGTATTGAAGCGTTGGATCGTTTTGTTCATAAACAACCATTACGTGAAGTTCATGAGTGTATTGTTGGGTTAGTGGCCTCAACGACAGAACCAGTTGACCCTAGATTATAA